The Urbifossiella limnaea genome has a window encoding:
- a CDS encoding DUF1549 domain-containing protein yields the protein MRARVGLLIAGFAALPLWPVSAQPPAPDFARDVRPIFEARCQKCHGPARQRGGLRLDTAAGITTVVGTSADSALLRHVTGSEGAKRMPPEGDPLTAAQIDTLRRWVAAKAPLPADAGPVAKAPAAGWAFKPVVRPPVPAPPVEHATWVRTPIDAFVLAKLLSNGLRPSPEADRRTLARRASITLTGLPPTPEELRTVLADPAADAYERYVDRLLASPRYGERWARHWLDVAHYADSHGHDQDRFRPNAWPYRDYLIRSFNADTPYARFVREQVAGDVLYPGNPQALVATGFLAAGPWDESGLRDINENSLDRIAARNLERDDVVTSTMTTFAGLTVGCARCHDHKFDPVSQQDYYALQAVFAGVDKAERQYDADPAVGARRAALTAELALVRELKGADPALLTAERRAAVAALRDPDAGWQVVAPVAVSSKQGSQLKPQPDRSVLATGPTPEKDTYTATLTVPRGGLTALRVEVLCDDSLPHKGPGRCHNGNLHLSEVRVKVHPPGEPAKAVAVKLTAAAADFDQDGWAVPRAIDGNAATAWGIYPAVGQPHRAVFAFEKAVGFDAGTALTVELDQLHGGGHLIGRFRLSVTTTPGAEATKPLPAPVAAALAANPRTDAQTAELSRWTWERRLSAELAALPAPAKVYCGTNRFTADGSFRPAPTPRPVHVLKRGEPTRPGELAHPGTVEAITALPARFQLADPTSEGERRAALADWLADPRNPLTWRVVANRVWHYHVGRGLVDTPNDLGAMGGVPSHPELLDWLAAEFRDRGGSLKALHRLILTSSTYRQAVRHDPAAAAKDADNRLLWRMNRSRLDAETVRDAVLLVSGRLDFTMYGPPVAHFTSKPGIHVTPEADYDAFDVDAPAARRRSVYRFIFRTRPDPLLEALDCPDASQSAPARGASVGAPQALVLWNNKFMLRHAEHLAAAGDVRAIAERVLCRAPTPAEEAAWGEYARRHGLANLCRVLLNSSEFLFAD from the coding sequence ATGCGCGCCAGGGTGGGGCTTCTGATCGCGGGGTTCGCGGCCCTGCCGCTGTGGCCAGTTTCGGCCCAGCCGCCGGCGCCGGACTTCGCGCGCGACGTGCGGCCGATCTTTGAGGCGCGGTGCCAGAAGTGCCACGGCCCCGCCCGGCAGCGCGGCGGCCTCCGCCTCGACACCGCCGCCGGCATCACCACCGTCGTCGGGACTTCCGCCGACAGCGCACTCCTGCGCCACGTCACCGGCAGCGAGGGCGCCAAGCGGATGCCGCCCGAGGGCGACCCGCTCACCGCCGCGCAGATCGACACCCTCCGCCGCTGGGTCGCCGCGAAGGCGCCGCTCCCGGCCGACGCCGGCCCCGTTGCCAAGGCGCCCGCCGCGGGCTGGGCGTTCAAGCCGGTCGTGCGCCCGCCCGTTCCCGCGCCGCCGGTCGAGCACGCGACGTGGGTTCGCACCCCGATCGACGCCTTCGTTCTGGCGAAGCTGCTGAGCAACGGCCTGCGGCCGTCGCCGGAGGCCGACCGGCGCACGCTCGCCCGCCGCGCGTCGATCACGCTGACCGGTTTGCCGCCGACGCCGGAAGAACTTCGCACCGTCCTCGCCGACCCGGCCGCGGACGCCTACGAGCGCTACGTCGATCGGCTGCTCGCCTCCCCGCGCTACGGCGAGCGCTGGGCGCGGCACTGGCTCGACGTGGCCCACTACGCCGACTCGCACGGCCACGACCAGGACCGGTTTCGCCCGAACGCCTGGCCGTACCGCGACTACCTCATCCGCTCGTTCAACGCCGACACGCCGTACGCCCGGTTCGTGCGCGAGCAGGTCGCCGGCGACGTGCTGTACCCCGGGAACCCGCAAGCGCTGGTCGCCACCGGGTTCCTCGCCGCCGGCCCGTGGGACGAGAGCGGCCTGCGCGACATCAACGAGAACAGCCTCGACCGGATTGCGGCCCGGAACCTGGAACGCGACGACGTGGTGACCAGCACGATGACCACGTTCGCCGGCCTCACGGTGGGGTGCGCCCGCTGCCACGACCACAAGTTCGACCCTGTCTCGCAGCAGGACTACTACGCGCTGCAGGCCGTGTTCGCCGGCGTGGACAAGGCCGAACGCCAGTACGACGCCGACCCCGCCGTCGGGGCGCGGCGCGCGGCGCTGACCGCCGAGCTGGCGCTGGTGCGCGAGCTGAAGGGCGCCGACCCCGCGCTGCTGACGGCCGAGCGGCGCGCGGCGGTGGCGGCGCTGCGCGACCCCGACGCCGGCTGGCAAGTGGTCGCGCCCGTGGCGGTCAGCTCGAAGCAGGGTTCGCAGCTGAAGCCGCAGCCGGATCGGTCCGTGCTCGCCACGGGGCCGACGCCGGAGAAGGACACGTACACCGCGACGCTGACGGTGCCGCGTGGCGGGCTGACGGCGTTGCGCGTCGAGGTGCTGTGCGACGACTCGCTGCCGCACAAGGGGCCGGGCCGGTGCCACAACGGCAACCTCCACCTGTCCGAGGTGCGCGTGAAGGTGCACCCGCCCGGCGAGCCCGCGAAGGCCGTGGCGGTGAAGCTGACGGCCGCGGCCGCAGACTTCGACCAGGACGGCTGGGCGGTGCCCCGCGCCATCGACGGCAACGCTGCGACCGCCTGGGGCATTTATCCCGCCGTCGGCCAGCCGCACCGGGCCGTGTTCGCGTTCGAGAAGGCGGTCGGGTTCGACGCCGGCACCGCGCTGACCGTCGAGCTCGACCAGCTGCACGGCGGCGGCCACCTGATCGGCCGCTTCCGCCTGTCCGTCACCACGACGCCCGGCGCGGAGGCGACGAAGCCGCTGCCGGCGCCCGTGGCTGCGGCGCTGGCGGCGAACCCGCGCACCGACGCGCAGACGGCGGAGCTTTCGCGCTGGACCTGGGAACGCCGGTTGAGCGCCGAACTGGCGGCGCTGCCGGCGCCGGCGAAGGTCTACTGCGGCACCAACCGCTTCACGGCGGACGGCAGCTTCCGCCCGGCGCCGACACCGCGCCCCGTCCACGTCCTGAAGCGCGGCGAGCCGACGCGCCCCGGCGAACTCGCGCACCCGGGCACGGTCGAGGCGATCACCGCGCTGCCGGCGCGCTTCCAACTCGCCGACCCGACCAGCGAGGGCGAGCGCCGCGCCGCGCTAGCCGACTGGCTCGCCGACCCGCGCAACCCGCTGACGTGGCGCGTGGTCGCCAACCGCGTGTGGCACTACCACGTCGGCCGCGGCCTCGTGGACACGCCGAACGACCTCGGCGCGATGGGCGGCGTCCCGTCGCACCCGGAACTCCTCGACTGGCTCGCCGCCGAGTTCCGCGACCGCGGCGGCTCACTCAAGGCGCTGCACCGCCTGATCCTGACGAGCAGCACCTACCGCCAGGCGGTGCGGCACGACCCCGCCGCCGCGGCGAAGGACGCCGACAACCGCCTGCTGTGGCGGATGAACCGTTCCCGCCTCGACGCCGAGACGGTGCGCGACGCGGTGCTGCTGGTCAGCGGCCGGCTCGACTTCACGATGTACGGCCCGCCGGTGGCGCACTTCACGAGCAAGCCGGGCATCCACGTCACGCCCGAGGCCGACTACGACGCCTTCGACGTGGACGCCCCCGCGGCGCGGCGGCGGAGCGTGTACCGGTTCATCTTCCGCACGCGGCCGGACCCGCTGCTGGAGGCGCTGGACTGCCCGGACGCGTCGCAGTCGGCGCCGGCGCGGGGCGCGTCGGTGGGGGCGCCGCAGGCGCTGGTGCTGTGGAACAACAAGTTCATGCTCCGCCACGCCGAGCACCTGGCCGCCGCGGGCGACGTGCGGGCGATCGCGGAGCGCGTGCTGTGCCGAGCGCCCACGCCCGCGGAGGAAGCCGCGTGGGGCGAGTACGCCCGGCGTCACGGGCTGGCGAACCTGTGCCGCGTGCTGCTGAACAGCAGCGAGTTCCTGTTCGCGGACTGA
- a CDS encoding AAA family ATPase, whose amino-acid sequence MPTVRYPVVVYRDPAGGCHAAALDHGAVGFGSSAADAKADLRDFLTWEHRHRPWVAPPDFLDPELRWVRVAVRPEYRTGDRLHPSAEAVDLRVLVVTAVRASGQPAADLPQLGYRFDYPDAKELPDLVRRYTLQKLEGLTPAQVAGFFPPAEADLDTLPVRVREAGAAVKEAPETLARVAEPLGDRAARKGFARAWGREPEVAALAKTLHDETASVLLVGDAGVGKSTLLADAVKDAERRGGKRRFWLTSAGRLVAGMKYLGQWEERVEQVVADLGEIGGVLCVDRLLDLVRRGGTGPGDSIAAFLAPYLARGEVRVAAEATPAELDACRRLLPGFADLFQVVPVRAFEPAAALAVIDKQLATAASGPGLNVGRGTGESIVRLFRRFQPYAPFPGPAAGFARELVDATARKGVKEVTADAAVTRFRARTGLPDLLLRDERTLDRVDVLGWFTGRVIDQPAACAAAADVVTAIKAGVTDPGRPPAVLLFCGPTGVGKTELAKALAEYLYGHGEDAAKRPGEAPRLVRLDMSEYGGFDAAARLLGPPHGEPGELVKRVRREPFCVLLLDEVEKASAEVFDALMGVFDEGRLTDQYGRVTDFRSAVIVMTSNLGAGRGGAVGFGPSGGVNYTGAAMAFFRPEFFNRLDAVVTFDPLGPAAVERIACRELAAVARRDGLAGVTVTWTDRLVAHLAAVGFDARYGARPLQRTVEREVVAPLARWLLANPAAAGRAVVADHTAGGVTFAAGPYNR is encoded by the coding sequence GTGCCCACCGTCCGCTACCCCGTCGTCGTCTACCGCGACCCCGCCGGGGGGTGCCACGCCGCCGCGCTCGACCACGGCGCCGTCGGGTTCGGGTCGTCCGCCGCCGACGCGAAGGCCGACCTGCGCGACTTCCTGACGTGGGAGCACCGCCACCGGCCGTGGGTCGCGCCGCCCGACTTCCTCGACCCCGAGCTGCGCTGGGTCCGCGTCGCCGTCCGCCCCGAGTACCGCACCGGCGACCGCCTCCACCCGAGCGCCGAGGCCGTGGACCTGCGCGTCCTCGTCGTCACCGCGGTGCGTGCGAGCGGGCAGCCGGCCGCCGACCTGCCGCAGCTCGGCTACCGCTTCGACTACCCCGACGCGAAGGAGCTGCCGGACCTCGTCCGCCGGTACACCCTGCAGAAGCTCGAAGGGCTGACGCCCGCGCAGGTCGCCGGCTTCTTCCCGCCCGCGGAGGCCGACCTGGACACGCTCCCCGTCCGCGTCCGCGAGGCCGGCGCCGCCGTGAAGGAAGCGCCCGAGACGCTGGCCCGCGTCGCCGAGCCGCTCGGCGACCGCGCCGCCCGCAAGGGCTTCGCCCGGGCCTGGGGTCGCGAGCCGGAAGTCGCCGCACTGGCGAAGACCCTGCACGACGAGACGGCGAGCGTGCTGCTGGTCGGCGACGCGGGCGTCGGCAAGTCCACGCTGCTGGCCGACGCGGTGAAGGACGCCGAGCGGCGCGGCGGGAAGCGGCGGTTCTGGCTCACGTCGGCCGGCCGGCTGGTGGCCGGGATGAAGTACCTCGGCCAGTGGGAGGAGCGCGTCGAGCAGGTCGTCGCCGACCTCGGCGAGATCGGCGGCGTGCTGTGCGTCGATCGGTTGCTGGACCTGGTGCGCCGCGGCGGCACCGGCCCCGGCGACAGCATCGCTGCGTTCCTGGCGCCGTACCTGGCGCGCGGGGAAGTGCGCGTCGCGGCCGAGGCCACGCCCGCGGAGTTGGACGCCTGCCGCCGGCTGCTGCCGGGGTTCGCCGACCTGTTCCAGGTGGTGCCGGTCCGAGCGTTCGAGCCGGCCGCGGCGCTGGCCGTCATCGACAAGCAGCTCGCCACCGCCGCGTCCGGGCCGGGGTTGAACGTCGGCCGCGGGACGGGCGAGAGCATCGTCCGGCTGTTCCGCCGCTTCCAGCCGTACGCGCCGTTCCCCGGCCCGGCGGCCGGCTTCGCCCGCGAGCTGGTCGATGCCACCGCACGGAAGGGGGTGAAGGAGGTGACGGCCGACGCCGCCGTGACCCGCTTCCGCGCCCGCACCGGCCTGCCGGACCTGCTGCTGCGCGACGAACGCACCCTCGATCGCGTCGACGTGCTGGGGTGGTTCACCGGCCGCGTCATCGACCAGCCGGCGGCGTGCGCCGCGGCCGCGGACGTGGTGACGGCGATCAAGGCGGGCGTGACCGACCCCGGCCGGCCGCCGGCGGTGCTGCTGTTCTGCGGGCCGACGGGCGTGGGGAAGACCGAGCTGGCGAAGGCGCTCGCCGAGTACCTGTACGGCCACGGCGAGGACGCGGCGAAGCGGCCCGGCGAGGCGCCGCGGCTGGTGCGCCTCGACATGAGTGAGTACGGCGGGTTCGACGCCGCGGCGCGCCTCCTCGGCCCGCCGCACGGCGAGCCCGGCGAGCTGGTGAAGCGGGTGCGCCGCGAGCCGTTCTGCGTGCTGCTGCTGGACGAGGTGGAGAAGGCCAGTGCCGAGGTGTTCGACGCGCTGATGGGCGTCTTCGACGAGGGCCGGCTGACGGACCAGTACGGCCGCGTCACCGACTTCCGCAGCGCCGTGATCGTGATGACCTCGAACCTCGGCGCCGGCCGCGGCGGGGCGGTGGGGTTCGGCCCGTCGGGCGGCGTGAACTACACCGGGGCGGCGATGGCGTTCTTCCGCCCCGAGTTTTTCAACCGCCTCGACGCGGTGGTGACGTTCGACCCGCTCGGCCCGGCCGCCGTGGAGCGGATCGCGTGCCGGGAACTGGCCGCGGTGGCGCGGCGCGACGGCCTCGCCGGCGTGACCGTGACGTGGACGGACCGGCTGGTGGCGCACCTCGCGGCTGTCGGGTTCGACGCCCGCTACGGGGCGCGGCCGTTGCAGCGGACGGTGGAGCGCGAGGTGGTGGCGCCGCTGGCCCGGTGGCTGCTGGCGAACCCCGCCGCCGCGGGCCGCGCGGTCGTCGCCGACCACACCGCGGGCGGCGTGACGTTCGCGGCCGGTCCGTACAATCGGTGA
- a CDS encoding RNA polymerase sigma factor, whose amino-acid sequence MTPLAALFRRSAADPRADGPLLAAFVHHRDEPAFAELVRRHGPLVWGACRRALPDPADAEDAFQATFLVLVRRARALTAAGTVGPWLLKVAALTARNARRKNARRLARAAPLPDLPDPRPVPADVDDVLLGLPERCRAAVLLTHLEGLTHREAADRLGCAEGTVSSLVSRGLSRLRARLGVEVALGVAVPAGLADAAVRSATADQLASASASSLAREVLRMFWVRKATAAGFATLVVLAAGFGAGMAVREAPAAGQDKEKAAVAKGDALGGPKAPYIVLTIRGLPQAGASRGVLEPFTITEFDERGKCLWSVIPGRDQAEKWSTTVKLIELDQEAIIGGARAYLTRVRKDATAPRDLRVVIENDAQVGGFTLEGFKVCRDAGFDTIRLTGYLPSGGGFIPMLKVGPNGEAEGYKRYRGELVETKKLLADYAQMLRTL is encoded by the coding sequence ATGACCCCGCTCGCCGCCCTGTTCCGCCGGTCAGCCGCCGACCCCCGCGCCGACGGGCCGCTGCTCGCCGCCTTCGTCCACCACCGCGACGAGCCCGCGTTCGCGGAACTCGTCCGCCGGCACGGGCCGCTCGTGTGGGGCGCCTGCCGCCGGGCGCTCCCCGACCCGGCCGACGCCGAGGACGCCTTCCAGGCCACGTTCCTCGTGCTGGTGCGGCGCGCCCGCGCGCTCACCGCCGCCGGCACCGTCGGCCCGTGGCTGCTGAAGGTGGCGGCGCTCACCGCCCGCAACGCCCGCCGCAAGAACGCGCGCCGCCTCGCCCGCGCCGCGCCGCTGCCCGACCTGCCCGACCCGCGGCCGGTGCCGGCGGACGTCGACGACGTGCTGCTGGGGTTGCCCGAGCGCTGCCGGGCGGCGGTGCTGCTGACGCACCTCGAAGGCCTCACCCACCGCGAGGCCGCCGACCGCCTCGGCTGCGCCGAAGGGACGGTGTCGTCGCTCGTGTCGCGCGGGCTGTCCCGGCTGCGGGCGCGGCTCGGCGTCGAGGTCGCGCTCGGCGTCGCCGTGCCCGCGGGGTTGGCCGACGCCGCAGTTCGATCGGCGACGGCGGATCAACTCGCGTCCGCGTCCGCTTCGTCACTCGCCCGGGAGGTATTGCGCATGTTCTGGGTCCGCAAGGCGACCGCCGCCGGCTTCGCCACGCTCGTGGTTCTCGCCGCCGGGTTCGGCGCCGGGATGGCGGTGCGCGAGGCGCCGGCCGCCGGTCAGGACAAGGAGAAGGCCGCCGTGGCCAAGGGAGACGCACTGGGTGGCCCCAAGGCGCCGTACATCGTGCTCACCATCCGCGGGCTGCCGCAGGCCGGGGCGTCCCGGGGCGTGCTGGAGCCGTTCACGATTACCGAGTTTGACGAGAGGGGGAAGTGCCTGTGGAGCGTGATACCGGGCCGCGACCAGGCCGAGAAGTGGAGCACGACAGTGAAGCTGATCGAGCTCGACCAGGAGGCGATCATCGGCGGCGCGCGGGCGTACCTGACGCGGGTGCGGAAGGACGCCACCGCCCCCCGCGACCTGCGGGTGGTGATCGAGAACGACGCCCAGGTCGGCGGGTTCACGCTGGAGGGGTTCAAGGTCTGCCGCGACGCCGGGTTCGACACCATCCGCCTGACGGGCTACCTGCCGAGCGGCGGCGGCTTCATCCCGATGTTGAAGGTCGGGCCGAACGGCGAGGCGGAAGGGTACAAGCGCTACCGCGGCGAGCTCGTCGAGACGAAGAAGCTGCTCGCTGACTACGCGCAGATGCTGCGGACGTTGTGA
- a CDS encoding AAA family ATPase, whose amino-acid sequence MRFRVPIYVAESKTGFAARPLFVPRPARTDTNLNRLLTRLAGDVVRAIELDARADRQDVAARWAFAPPVAQHRLALEVELRRRKFRGKFLFVTFEHLGRRLALTPAVPDVWFEVARGEALADRAKAALDEHWRAAERDADEPDDVNPVADALTGKAWVQVMDVSARVPAVVKAADPLAFLMLGGAGEPDGASELRRVGRCLDWLYPDELDRAAFRAAEVAELSRLLAAPDRRPVLLVGPRQVGKTAVVHECAFNRVAERKHVHVQRGNVWLVSPQRLISGMSYVGQWEARLLAILRHARKRDHVLLFDDLIGLFQAGVTSQGTLSAANLLKPYLEDRAVRVLGEITPDGLRVLRERDRGFADLFHVLPVREPTDADTLRTLVGVQRRLEGKHDCLFGLDVLPAVIDAQRRYDRTAAFPGKGASVLTRLAARAAKPKPEQCVPDAKDRPRITRDDVLADVVARSGLALAFLDPKARLDRDDVRDQLARQVVGQPEAAEALADVVSIAKARLNDPGRPLAAFLLVGPTGVGKTETAKAAARVLFGTADRLVRFDLNEFNHPGAAARLVGTFARPEGLLTAAIRRQPFAVVLLDEVEKADPEVFDLLLQLLGEGRLTDALGRTADFTNAVVILTSNIGVREAEGKLGFGAADDPRAFVRAAERFFRPEFFNRLDRVVPFGKLSRADLGAVARRLVDGVLGRAGFAQRGCALDVTPAAVERVIDAGYDPALGARAMKRAVERELTRPAAAALAKLAPGELTVVSVRAEAGALAVDVTAPGWAERLPAAEPLPAADRARAARLALERIEGRVAALRPGAGVVAGRVTAEQERYFALKDQARTVAADLERVEARGERAFNVVARQPEAVGRKNRYRSLKRTRLGVNHEAQQPYRSFLSAVSMEEAVHELMLDAEPADADGELFELENRLALLALTASAAPDDRPTFLWLRGFGGGDGASAPVARFFMSAWAAGLGVEVVSSRPAGLPVTDVVFQVKGVAARELAQTEVGTHLVLPTHGGPWPVRVDVLDAWPAAAPAGFGPVVRVYPEGQPVFDVRTGLVVPPPYAADQLRAFTLTALPRA is encoded by the coding sequence ATGCGGTTCCGCGTTCCCATCTACGTCGCCGAATCGAAGACCGGGTTCGCCGCCCGGCCGCTGTTCGTCCCGCGCCCGGCCCGCACCGACACCAACCTCAACCGCCTCCTCACCCGGCTCGCCGGCGACGTCGTCCGGGCGATCGAGCTCGACGCCCGCGCCGACCGGCAGGACGTGGCCGCCCGCTGGGCGTTCGCGCCGCCGGTCGCGCAGCACCGCCTCGCCCTGGAAGTCGAGCTGCGCCGCCGCAAGTTCCGCGGCAAGTTCCTGTTCGTCACCTTCGAGCACCTCGGCCGGCGGCTCGCGCTCACCCCGGCGGTGCCGGACGTGTGGTTCGAGGTCGCCCGCGGCGAGGCGCTCGCCGACCGCGCCAAGGCCGCGCTCGACGAACACTGGCGCGCCGCCGAGCGCGACGCCGACGAGCCGGACGACGTGAACCCCGTCGCCGACGCGCTGACCGGCAAGGCGTGGGTGCAGGTGATGGACGTGTCGGCGCGCGTCCCGGCGGTGGTGAAGGCGGCCGACCCGCTGGCGTTTCTGATGCTCGGCGGCGCGGGCGAGCCCGACGGGGCGAGCGAGCTGCGCCGCGTCGGCCGGTGCCTCGACTGGCTCTACCCCGACGAGCTCGACCGCGCCGCCTTCCGCGCCGCGGAGGTCGCCGAGCTGTCGCGCCTGCTGGCGGCACCGGACCGCCGGCCGGTGCTACTCGTCGGCCCCCGGCAGGTCGGCAAGACGGCGGTCGTTCACGAGTGCGCCTTCAACCGCGTCGCGGAGCGGAAGCACGTCCACGTGCAGCGCGGCAACGTGTGGCTCGTGTCGCCGCAGCGGCTGATTTCCGGCATGAGCTACGTCGGCCAGTGGGAGGCCCGGCTGCTGGCGATCCTGCGGCACGCCCGCAAGCGCGACCACGTCCTCCTGTTCGACGACCTGATCGGCCTGTTCCAGGCCGGCGTGACGAGCCAGGGCACCCTGAGCGCCGCGAACCTGCTCAAGCCGTACCTCGAGGACCGCGCCGTGCGCGTCCTCGGCGAGATCACGCCGGACGGGCTGCGCGTCCTGCGCGAGCGCGACCGCGGGTTCGCCGACCTGTTCCACGTCCTGCCCGTCCGCGAGCCGACCGACGCCGACACGCTCCGCACCCTGGTCGGCGTCCAGCGCCGCCTCGAAGGGAAGCACGACTGCCTGTTCGGCCTCGACGTGCTCCCCGCGGTGATCGACGCCCAGCGCCGCTACGACCGCACCGCCGCCTTCCCCGGGAAAGGTGCGTCCGTGCTCACCCGCCTCGCGGCCCGCGCCGCGAAGCCGAAGCCCGAGCAGTGCGTGCCGGACGCGAAGGACCGGCCGCGCATCACCCGCGACGACGTGCTCGCGGACGTCGTCGCCCGCAGCGGCCTGGCGCTGGCGTTCCTCGACCCCAAGGCCCGGCTCGACCGCGACGACGTGCGCGACCAGCTCGCCAGGCAGGTGGTCGGGCAGCCGGAGGCCGCTGAGGCGCTGGCCGACGTGGTGAGCATCGCCAAGGCCCGGCTGAACGACCCCGGCCGGCCGCTGGCCGCGTTCCTCCTCGTCGGCCCGACCGGCGTCGGCAAGACGGAAACGGCGAAGGCCGCGGCGCGCGTCCTGTTCGGCACCGCCGACCGGCTCGTGCGGTTCGACCTGAACGAGTTCAACCACCCCGGCGCGGCCGCGCGGTTGGTCGGCACCTTTGCCCGTCCGGAAGGGCTCCTCACCGCCGCGATCCGCCGCCAGCCGTTCGCCGTGGTGCTGCTCGACGAGGTGGAGAAGGCCGACCCCGAGGTGTTCGACCTGCTGCTGCAACTGCTCGGCGAGGGGCGGCTGACCGACGCCCTCGGCCGCACCGCCGACTTCACCAACGCCGTCGTCATCCTCACGTCGAACATCGGCGTCCGCGAGGCGGAGGGGAAGCTGGGGTTCGGCGCCGCCGACGACCCGCGGGCGTTCGTGCGGGCGGCCGAACGGTTCTTCCGGCCCGAGTTCTTCAACCGCCTCGACCGCGTGGTGCCGTTCGGGAAGCTGAGCCGCGCCGACCTGGGGGCGGTGGCGCGGCGGCTGGTGGACGGCGTGCTGGGGCGGGCCGGGTTCGCGCAGCGCGGCTGCGCCCTGGACGTGACGCCCGCCGCCGTCGAGCGGGTGATCGACGCCGGGTACGATCCGGCGCTCGGGGCGCGGGCCATGAAGCGCGCCGTGGAGCGCGAACTGACGCGCCCCGCGGCTGCGGCGCTGGCGAAGCTGGCGCCCGGCGAGCTGACCGTGGTGAGCGTCCGCGCCGAGGCGGGCGCGCTGGCGGTGGACGTGACCGCCCCGGGCTGGGCAGAACGGCTTCCCGCGGCGGAACCGCTGCCCGCCGCCGACCGCGCCAGGGCGGCGAGGCTGGCGCTGGAGCGGATCGAGGGGCGCGTCGCGGCGCTGCGGCCGGGGGCGGGGGTGGTGGCGGGGCGCGTCACGGCCGAGCAGGAGCGCTACTTCGCGCTGAAAGACCAGGCCCGGACGGTCGCGGCCGACCTGGAGCGGGTCGAGGCGCGCGGCGAGCGCGCCTTCAACGTCGTGGCGCGGCAGCCGGAGGCGGTCGGCCGCAAGAACCGCTACCGGTCGCTCAAGCGGACGCGGCTCGGCGTCAACCACGAGGCCCAGCAGCCGTACCGTTCGTTCCTGTCGGCGGTGTCGATGGAGGAGGCGGTCCACGAGCTGATGCTGGACGCCGAGCCGGCCGACGCCGACGGCGAGCTGTTCGAACTGGAGAACCGGCTGGCGCTGCTGGCGCTCACGGCCTCCGCCGCGCCCGACGACCGGCCGACGTTCCTGTGGCTGCGCGGCTTCGGCGGCGGCGACGGCGCCTCGGCCCCGGTCGCGCGGTTCTTCATGAGTGCGTGGGCGGCGGGGCTGGGCGTCGAGGTGGTGAGTAGCCGGCCGGCGGGGCTCCCGGTTACGGACGTGGTCTTCCAGGTGAAGGGTGTCGCGGCCCGGGAACTGGCGCAGACAGAAGTCGGCACGCACCTGGTGCTGCCGACGCACGGCGGTCCGTGGCCGGTCCGCGTGGACGTGCTCGACGCCTGGCCGGCCGCGGCGCCGGCGGGGTTCGGCCCGGTCGTGCGGGTGTACCCCGAGGGGCAGCCGGTGTTCGACGTGCGCACCGGGCTGGTCGTGCCGCCGCCGTACGCGGCGGACCAGCTGCGGGCGTTCACCCTGACGGCATTGCCGCGCGCGTGA
- a CDS encoding EamA family transporter has translation MGTDPPPARLKLLLAFAAIYFLWGSTYLAIRLAIDSVPPFLMAGTRFLIAGPVLYAVGMGRGDPRPTARHWRAAAAGAVLLFVCGNGGVSWAQLTVPTGAAALVVATLPAWLLVLDWGYGGRGRPRARETLGIGLGLGGVAILSAPGGIHPVGTAVLLGATAAWAVGSLVNRYAELPASPVRTAGMEMLAAGVLMVPLGLAIGEGSRFDPGAVTVTSVVALGYLIAVALVALPAYNWLLTVASPAAVGTYAFVNPVVAVLLGAAVLGEELSARTGGAAVLVVLGVALLVWRRR, from the coding sequence ATGGGGACCGACCCGCCGCCGGCCCGCCTCAAGCTGCTGCTCGCGTTCGCCGCCATCTACTTCCTGTGGGGCTCGACGTACCTCGCCATCCGGCTGGCGATCGACTCCGTGCCGCCGTTCCTGATGGCCGGCACCCGCTTCCTCATTGCTGGGCCGGTGCTGTACGCGGTCGGCATGGGGCGAGGCGACCCGCGGCCGACGGCGCGGCACTGGCGCGCCGCGGCCGCCGGGGCGGTGCTGCTGTTCGTGTGCGGCAACGGCGGCGTGTCGTGGGCGCAGCTGACGGTGCCGACCGGGGCCGCGGCGCTGGTCGTGGCCACGCTGCCGGCGTGGCTGCTGGTGCTGGACTGGGGCTACGGCGGGCGCGGCCGGCCGCGGGCGCGGGAGACACTCGGCATCGGCCTCGGGCTCGGCGGCGTGGCAATTCTGTCGGCGCCGGGCGGCATTCACCCCGTCGGGACGGCGGTGCTCCTCGGCGCGACCGCGGCGTGGGCCGTCGGGTCGCTGGTGAACCGGTACGCCGAGCTGCCCGCGTCGCCGGTGCGGACCGCGGGCATGGAGATGCTCGCCGCCGGCGTGCTGATGGTGCCGCTCGGCCTGGCGATCGGCGAAGGCAGCCGCTTCGACCCCGGCGCCGTGACCGTTACATCGGTGGTCGCGCTCGGCTACCTGATCGCGGTCGCGCTGGTGGCGCTGCCGGCGTACAACTGGCTGCTGACGGTCGCGTCGCCGGCCGCGGTCGGCACCTACGCCTTCGTGAACCCGGTGGTGGCGGTGCTGCTCGGCGCCGCCGTGCTCGGCGAGGAGCTGTCCGCGCGGACGGGCGGCGCCGCGGTGCTGGTGGTGCTCGGGGTGGCGCTGCTGGTGTGGCGACGGCGCTAG